One stretch of Suricata suricatta isolate VVHF042 chromosome 13, meerkat_22Aug2017_6uvM2_HiC, whole genome shotgun sequence DNA includes these proteins:
- the IZUMO3 gene encoding izumo sperm-egg fusion protein 3, which yields MGDLWLLLLLPLSLAAFHEVKACLECDPKFTDDIRPMLEKLVPLEVPGRTHLLERQIKEMINLSFKVFHRDKMLRVLAVNKAVKLRIWLKNELYKLGNETWKGAFILQGKLLDVRQNLESKLKEILKNFSEVACSEDCVVTEGPVLDCWTCLRITTQCFKGEYCGEEDSRMAENREIGLFLILLTEVVILGSALLLFHICVSHRRKMKAIRRSLKKYLEKKLEELIGMTDEKDNDDFGIKN from the exons ATGGGAGACCTGTGGTtgctcctgctcctgcccctGTCCCTGGCAGCCTTCCACGAggtcaaagcctgcttggaatgtgACCCCAAATTCACAGACGATATTAGGCCCATGCTGGAAAAGTTGGTACCCTTAGAAGTCCCTGGCCGAACTCATCTGCTTGAACGGCAGATTAAGGAGATGATCAATTTAAGCTTCAAGGTCTTTCACAGGGACAAGATGCTTCGGGTGTTGG CTGTTAATAAGGCTGTCAAGTTGAGAATATGGCTAAAGAATGAACTTTATAAACTGGGCAATGAAACATGGAAAG GTGCCTTTATCCTTCAAGGCAAGCTTCTAGATGTCCGCCAAAACCTGGAATCCAAACTGAAAGAGATATTAAAGAACTTCTCTGAAGTTG CTTGTTCTGAAGACTGTG TTGTGACTGAAGGTCCTGTCCTGGACTGTTGGACCTGTCTTCGCATCACCACCCAATGTTTCAAAGGAGAGTATTGTGGAG aAGAGGACTCAAGAATGGCTGAGAATCGAGAGATTGGACTATTTCTGATATTGCTAACAGAAGTTGTGATATTGGGAAGTGCTTTGTTACT ATTCCACATCTGTGTGTCTCATCGCAGGAAAATGAAGGCAATACGAAgatcattaaagaaatatttggagaAGAAACTTGAAGAATTAATAGGGATGACAGATGAGAAAGACAATGatgattttggaattaaaaactaa